CGCGCGTACACTCCCCGGCGGCTCGCGCTGCTCGTGGGCGTGTCGTCGTTCGATGATCCGCAGTGGCGCTCCCTGCGCTTCTCCTCCAAGGACGCCACGGACCTGGCGGCGGCGCTGAAGGACCCCGCGCGGGGCCACTTCGACCAGGTGCGCGTCCTCACGCGCCCGGAGGAGACCACTCGCGACGCCATCCTCGCGGCGCTGCGCCAGCTGCGGCGTGAAGCCACCCGGCCCGACGACGTGGTGATGGTGTACCTGTCCGCGCACGGCACGCTCGCGCGCGACGGCCGCGGGGAACTCACGCGCTACCTCGTCACGCGCGACGCGTCCTACCGCGCCATCCCGCAGACGGCGCTCTCCATGGACGCGCTGAAGGCGGAGTTCGAACAGTTGCCCAGCCGCAGGCGGCTCCTGGTGCTCGCCACCTGCCACAGCGGCAGCGGCAAGTCGCTCTTGCCCCGCGAGTTGGAGGTGGAGCTCGCGGGCATCAAGTCCGGCTTCTACGCGCGCCCTCTGGAGGAGTCCTCCCGGGCCTCCATGGTGTTCGCCGCCAGCGACTGGGGCGAGACGGCGCGCGAGGACGAGGGCCTGCGCAACGACATCTACACGTACTTCCTCATCGAGGGCCTGGGCGGCGCGGCGGACCGCAACGCGGACGGCGCCGTCACCGCCACGGAGGCGCACGACTATTCGCGCCGCCGCACCTTCACCTTCACCGAAGGCCGCCAGCGCCCGTCCGCCGAAATCATGGAGGTGGGCGCGGATCCGGTCATCCTCGCCGGCCGCATCGACCGCACGGGCCAGCCGGAGCTCTTTTCCTACAACCCGCGCCTGGACGGCTTCCTGCTCAAGGTGGACGGCGAGCCGCGCCTGGAGCTGCCGGGAGGCGCCGCGGTGGGCCCGGGCCGGCGCACGGTGGAGCTCACCAAGGGCGACGCCGTCCTCGTGCGGCGCGAAGTGGACGTGGCCCGGGGCGAGCGCCTGCCGCTGGAGCGCCTGCTGTCGGACGCCATCCCACGCCGCGCGCTGTCGCTCGTGGGCGGGATGATGTCCTTCGCGGACGGCCGGAGCCGGCGCGAGCTGCTGCCCGCGTCTCCCCAGGTGGGCGTGGTGCTGCGGCTGGAGGACCTGCCCCTCCAGGACCTGGGCCTGATGCTGGACCTGGGGCTGGGACGCGGGCGCCAGAAGCTCCAGGTGGCCCCCGGGAGCGAGGTGCCCTTTGGCTACACCACATTCACGCTGGGCGCGGCGGTGCCGTACCTGTGGCGCTGGGAGCGGCTGACGCTGTTCGCGGGTCCGCGTGTGGCCGCGCTGTACCTGGGCAGGTCTTTCGACGTGGAAGCCTATTCGGGAGGCCAGCGCTACTTCACCGTCAGCCCCGGTGTGGTGGGCGGACTGGCGTGGCGCCTGGGAGAGCGGTTGGAGCTCACCGCCCAGGGCCACGGGATGCTGACGTACGTGGTGGTGGACGGGCGGGGACAGGCCGTGGGCTTCATCGGCGGAAACGCCGGCGTGGGGTACCGCTTCTGATGCGCCGCCAAAGCCTGATCCTGCTGTCGTCGCTCGGCCTGGGCCTGGGCGCGTGCGGAAGCCTGGACAACGAGCCCTTCCGCGCGGGCACCGTGCGCGGCCGGCTCACGGAGTTCGACCCCGCCGTCGCGCTGGTGACCGTGCTGGGCGCGCCCACCGTGCGCAGCGGCGTGGACGCGCAGGGCCGCTTCACGCTGGAGGACGTGCCCTCGGGCCCCGCGGAGCTCTTCGTCCTGGCCACCGCGGACAAGGCCGCGCGCGTGCCGCTCATCGTGCAGGGCGGCCAGTCCGTGGAGGTCGCGAACGTCTCGCCGCGCGCGGGCGGCAGCTTCTTCGTGAAGCTCCACACCCGGGGCAACCGGAAGGTGTCCGAGGCGACGGCCATCGTGGACGGCACCCCCATCCAGGCGTCCGGGCTGGATGACGATTCCCCCCGGCACCTGGGGCCGCTGCCGGAAGGCTGCTACGGCCTCAGCATCTCCGCGCCCGGCTTCAGCCCCACGTCCGTGCAGGACTGCGTGGGCGCGGGCAGGCAGACGGTGCTGAACGTGGAGCTCGTCCCGAACGGCTCCTCCGCCGAGGAGCGCTGCGCGTTCGCGGGCTGTGGCGGTGACAGCCGCTCCGCGATGGAGGGCCCCGGCGTGAAGGGCCCTGAAGACAGCCATTGAAATGCGTCGCCCCTTCACGGCGGCTTCCGCTGTGAAGAGAGCTTTCCGCAAAGCCACACATATCCAGACCGTCCGTCGCCTCACACTTCGCGGCCCGTCTGGAGTTGTGGCCACCTCGCGAGCCCCCGGGTCTTCCTGACAACGAGGCACTCCGCTCCCCGAGCGGCCCCCCACCGCCTCGTCACACAGGAGGATGACCATGCGTATCCCGACCGCTCGCGCTTCCGCGGCATGGATGGTGTTGTGCGCGACGATGCTGTCCCTGGGCTGCGGCGGCCCCACGGAGTCGGAGGATCCGTCGCTCGTCTCGGGCGGTGACAACCTGGGTGGCGCCGCCGGAGAGGCGCCCGCCACGGATGGCGGCACCGCGCCGGACGGCAATTCGGGCATCACGCTCTGCCACATCCCGCCCGGCAACCCCGCCAACGCGCACACCATCACGGTGGGCGTGGCCGCGCTGCCCGCGCACCTTCGCCACGGCGACACGGTGGGCCCCTGCGACGACGGGGGCGAGACGCCCACGGATGGCGGCACCAGCGAGCCCGACGCGGGCACGACGGACGGCGGCTCGGGCGGCGGCATCGACGCCGGTCCCCAGTGCATCCCCGAAGGCGGCGAGTGCTCCACCGAGGGCGATGACACCTGCTGCAATTCACTGTCGTGCCAGGAAGGCGGCTGCTGGCCGGTCATCGGCTGAGCCAACGCCGTGGCCGGTCCGGACGCGGGAGGGTCTCCTCCCGCGTTCTTCCCTGATTCCAACAAAGGCTGACCCATGAAGACCCTGCGACACCTGACCTCCACCCTGCTGATGGCCACGGGGCTGCTGTTCCTCGCGGCCTGCGGCAACGACACCGCCCGCGTCACCCTGAAGCTGACCGACGCGCCGGGCGACGGCATCGAGAAGGCCGTCGTCACCATCTCGAAGGTCTACCTGAAGGGCAGCGTGGACGGAGACAAGGACGGCAAGGGAGACGTGGTGCTCCTGAGCGAGCCCGTCACCACCGACCTGCTCACGCTGGCCAACGACACCTCGGACCTGGTGAAGGACGCGGAGGTTCCGGCGGGCACCTACAAGGAGCTGCGCTTCGTCATCACCGGCGGCTACATCCAGGTGAAGCAGGACGGCGTCAGCCGCATCTTCGCCACCTCCGCCAACTACGAGGGCCTGCCCGAGGGCGCCCAGGTGGACGGCGACCTGCACATGCCGAGCGCCAGCAGCTCCGGCCTCAAGGTGAAGTTCGACAAGGACGCGGAGGTCACCATCACCAGCGATGACGGCCAGAAGGTCATCCTGGTGGACTTCGACGTGGCGCAGAGCTTCGGCAAGGAGGCGGGCAACTCCGGCAAGTGGGTCATGCGTCCCGTCATCAAGGGCGCGGACATGGAGTTCTCCGGCAACGTGGAGGTGACGCTGGAGGCCGGCAGCGTGTCGCTGCCCATGGGCCTGCCGATGCTGGGCAGCTTCTCCGCGGTGCTCATCAACGCCGACGGC
The sequence above is drawn from the Corallococcus sp. NCRR genome and encodes:
- a CDS encoding caspase family protein codes for the protein MRRLLPLLLVLLCACAGPSATAGDKGGLVPLRLDAADLSRAYTPRRLALLVGVSSFDDPQWRSLRFSSKDATDLAAALKDPARGHFDQVRVLTRPEETTRDAILAALRQLRREATRPDDVVMVYLSAHGTLARDGRGELTRYLVTRDASYRAIPQTALSMDALKAEFEQLPSRRRLLVLATCHSGSGKSLLPRELEVELAGIKSGFYARPLEESSRASMVFAASDWGETAREDEGLRNDIYTYFLIEGLGGAADRNADGAVTATEAHDYSRRRTFTFTEGRQRPSAEIMEVGADPVILAGRIDRTGQPELFSYNPRLDGFLLKVDGEPRLELPGGAAVGPGRRTVELTKGDAVLVRREVDVARGERLPLERLLSDAIPRRALSLVGGMMSFADGRSRRELLPASPQVGVVLRLEDLPLQDLGLMLDLGLGRGRQKLQVAPGSEVPFGYTTFTLGAAVPYLWRWERLTLFAGPRVAALYLGRSFDVEAYSGGQRYFTVSPGVVGGLAWRLGERLELTAQGHGMLTYVVVDGRGQAVGFIGGNAGVGYRF
- a CDS encoding DUF4382 domain-containing protein; amino-acid sequence: MKTLRHLTSTLLMATGLLFLAACGNDTARVTLKLTDAPGDGIEKAVVTISKVYLKGSVDGDKDGKGDVVLLSEPVTTDLLTLANDTSDLVKDAEVPAGTYKELRFVITGGYIQVKQDGVSRIFATSANYEGLPEGAQVDGDLHMPSASSSGLKVKFDKDAEVTITSDDGQKVILVDFDVAQSFGKEAGNSGKWVMRPVIKGADMEFSGNVEVTLEAGSVSLPMGLPMLGSFSAVLINADGSRETMAFTASTATTYVADFKYLLPGTYQVDLVGPEGASFTTDIARPATATVSSGAESDVHFVLTSFDVE